Proteins from one Impatiens glandulifera chromosome 2, dImpGla2.1, whole genome shotgun sequence genomic window:
- the LOC124923763 gene encoding heavy metal-associated isoprenylated plant protein 26-like, producing the protein MGALDHLSHIFDCSSGWGNRRRINKLKHFQTVEMKMSIDCEGCERKVRRLLEGMKGVTSVEIEPNKSKVTVVGHVNPTRVVARLAFRTGKKVEIWPYLPSDVVSHHHHDSYSSVRHNHHDPPNLHLPRATSTEVRYTAAFSDDNTAACSIM; encoded by the exons ATGGGCGCTTTGGATCATCTCTCCCACATTTTTGATTGCTCTTCCGGTTGGGGAAATAGAAGAAGGATCAATAAACTAAAGCACTTTCAG ACGGTGGAGATGAAGATGTCTATAGATTGTGAAGGTTGCGAGAGGAAAGTGAGGCGGTTGCTAGAAGGAATGAAAGGAGTGACGTCGGTTGAAATCGAGCCGAATAAGAGTAAGGTTACGGTGGTAGGTCATGTTAACCCGACAAGAGTGGTGGCGCGTTTGGCTTTCCGAACCGGGAAGAAGGTTGAGATATGGCCTTATCTCCCTTCCGACGTCGTTTCACATCACCACCACGACTCATACTCATCCGTCCGCCACAACCACCACGACCCGCCCAACCTTCATCTCCCCCGTGCTACCTCCACTGAGGTCCGTTACACCGCCGCCTTTAGTGACGACAATACCGCCGCTTGCTCAATTATGTAA
- the LOC124926120 gene encoding SKP1-like protein 1B has translation MSTTTMKMIMLKSSDGETFEVEESVALESQTIKHMIEDDCADTVIPLPNVTSKIMAKVIEYCKKHVESPKSDDKSVEEDLKTFDADFVKVDQGTLFDLILAANYLNIKSLLDLTCQTVADMIKGKTPEEIRKTFNIKNDFTPEEEDEVRRENAWAFE, from the exons ATGTCGACGACGACGATGAAGATGATCATGCTCAAGAGTTCCGATGGCGAAACATTCGAGGTTGAAGAATCTGTAGCTTTGGAATCTCAAACCATTAAACATATGATCGAAGACGACTGCGCTGATACCGTCATTCCTCTTCCTAACGTCACAAGCAAGATCATGGCTAAGGTGATTGAATACTGTAAGAAGCATGTCGAATCTCCCAAATCCGATGACAAATCTGTCGAAGAAGATCTTAAAACCTTCGATGCTGATTTCGTTAAAGTAGATCAGGGCACTCTCTTTGACCTCATCTTG GCAGCAAATTACCTGAACATCAAGAGCTTGTTGGATTTGACATGCCAGACAGTGGCTGATATGATAAAAGGGAAGACTCCAGAGGAGATTAGGAAGACGTTTAATATCAAGAATGATTTTACTccagaggaagaagatgaagttcgcAGAGAGAATGCATGGGCATTTGAATGA
- the LOC124928183 gene encoding STOREKEEPER protein-like — protein sequence MTPRRNRSVAQADAEKERQEGSSDMESEGVEATPPPPKQLASVSQSKGSKGVSKFSLKMMKFYRTKKKFRSGASSKKKRDKKKFRFGASSKKKRDKKKEQEVEEGQLLSVNPVVVVSPSDTDSHSEGIPQKSPSKASSSNSPLKRPVDSPHVEDSKREKKKKKELITKNGESALKKPLFQRLWSESDICTLLKGLVEYAEEKGIHPVSADKNGFHNYIKDSLDVEVTISQMFEKIRRLKKKYETNLMKGRNGVDKKFSTAHDLEVYELSAGVWGKGKNVEVNANIGLKNMEENDDENQGEGRGSKMTLRSAVKKKMMKKLKVKEVEHLLQQLDLEHKRATLEFQVLLSNSQATKTTKR from the exons ATGACGCCAAGAAGAAATCGATCTGTAGCTCAGGCCGACGCCGAGAAAGAAAGACAAGAAGGTTCTTCTGATATGGAATCAGAAGGAGTCGAGGCTACTCCGCCTCCACCAAAGCAACTGGCTTCCGTCTCACAATCCAAAGGGTCCAAAGGGGTAAGTAAGTTTTCTTTAAAGATGATGAAATTTTATCGTACGAAGAAGAAATTTAGGTCTGGAGCTTCGTCTAAGAAGAAAAGGGATAAGAAGAAATTTAGGTTTGGAGCTTCGTCTAAGAAGAAAAGGGATAAGAAGAAGGAACAGGAAGTTGAAGAGGGTCAACTTCTTTCAGTGAATCCAGTAGTAGTAGTCTCTCCCTCTGACACCGATTCCCATTCCGAAGGGATTCCTCAGAAATCTCCTTCAAAAGCTTCTAGTTCAAATTCTCCTTTAAAAAGACCGGTAGATTCCCCCCATGTTGAGGACTCCAAgagagaaaagaagaagaagaaggaactTATTACGAAGAATGGAGAATCTGCTTTGAAAAAGCCTCTGTTTCAGAGGTTATGGAGTGAGTCAGATATATGTACACTACTGAAAGGATTGGTTGAGTATGCTGAAGAGAAAGGGATTCATCCTGTTTCGGCAGACAAGAATGGTTTTCACAATTATATCAAAGACTCACTTGATGTAGAAGTTACTATAAGTCAAATGTTTGAAAAGATaaggagattgaagaagaaatatgagacaaatcttatgaaaggaagGAATGGAGTTGATAAAAAATTCTCGACAGCTCACGATTTAGAAGTTTATGAATTGTCAGCAGGGGTTTGGGGGAAAGGTAAAAATGTTGAGGTTAATGCTAACATTGGTTTGAAGAATATGGAGGAGAATGATGATGAGAATCAGGGAGAAGGAAGAGGGTCAAAGATGACGCTAAGGAGTGCTGTGAAgaaaaagatgatgaagaaaTTAAAAGTGAAGGAGGTTGAACATTTGCTTCAACAACTCGATCTTGAACATAAACGGGCAACTCTTGAGTTCCAAGTCCTATTAAGCAA CTCCCAGGCCACCAAGACCACCAAGAGATGA
- the LOC124927492 gene encoding protein PTST homolog 3, chloroplastic: protein MIEVPSLELTTSFLMANLCPSPPFCFLPFHKALPKTCLIFSYNIPPLRHRHFHTVFASSVKKAGTTKKVMTNADLCKNIREFVNDFGFPEGHVPSMKELSHHGRQDLANIVRRRGYKMLRDLLATSAETDKNEFDTKESFTTEQGEKVEDNADDVVNEQGEKVRDSTKDILLQSGIHGMRDVIEDVSLNSDILLHGGNEASVAVSSNSDKEIDVKKYPLHIEHDEEGDVANEYLRSETGSGEQEEFCKDVSNLPSVKDEDGIVLEDFSSQTKVVSFLLESSSNNADIVRTDLSLQTQNDEVGAVVANITSLRNEDDIGIHECDSLQSENDEGVNIDVFPSCHQDNEKDVAKDSFFDSENVPEDIYLDSENHHPLDEDIDISSSGSKSISKSPNDETCLEEDQDGGELKLKENEIAASDEYMKDDHSEIVARLEPLSSVPKVVNGITSNILVDSTSHPENWYYNNDHENGEDSSQAAEFEHLKFMLRKKEMELAGLKKLIEKEQLALSTLQSETELKIKEAQQLILEKDAELQSAEETLSDLQEVEIQFHVDGETSTVELAGSFNGWHHRVKMDQLPSESSKLRSGQLWTTVLWLYPGIYEIKFIVDGYWKLDPNRQVLTRGHIQNNILQVVGKR, encoded by the coding sequence ATGATTGAAGTTCCCTCACTAGAACTGACTACTTCCTTCCTGATGGCAAACTTGTGCCCTTCTCCGCCCTTTTGTTTTCTCCCATTTCACAAAGCTCTTCCCAAAACCTGCCTTATTTTCTCCTACAACATCCCGCCGCTGCGCCACCGCCACTTTCACACAGTATTTGCTTCCTCAGTCAAGAAAGCTGGGACTACAAAGAAGGTTATGACCAATGCTGATCTCTGCAAGAATATTCGGGAGTTTGTCAATGATTTTGGATTTCCTGAGGGTCATGTTCCTTCTATGAAGGAGCTTTCTCATCATGGGAGACAGGACCTTGCAAACATTGTCAGAAGAAGAGGATACAAAATGCTAAGGGATCTTCTGGCAACATCAGCAGAGACTGACAAAAATGAGTTTGACACTAAGGAAAGCTTCACAACTGAACAGGGTGAGAAAGTAGAAGACAACGCTGATGATGTTGTGAACGAACAGGGTGAGAAAGTAAGAGATTCAACCAAAGACATTTTGTTACAAAGTGGAATTCATGGAATGAGAGATGTCATTGAAGATGTGTCTTTGAACAGTGACATTTTGTTACATGGTGGAAATGAAGCAAGTGTTGCTGTTTCTTCTAATTCTGACAAGGAAATAGATGTCAAAAAATATCCTTTACATATTGAACACGACGAAGAGGGAGATGTTGCCAATGAGTATTTACGCAGTGAAACTGGTAGTGGTGAACAGGAAGAGTTTTGTAAGGATGTTTCTAATTTGCCAAGTGTAAAAGATGAAGATGGAATTGTCCTAGAAGATTTTTCATCACAGACTAAAGTAGTCTCTTTCCTCCTGGAATCCAGTAGCAATAATGCAGATATTGTAAGAACAGACTTGTCTTTGCAAACTCAAAATGATGAAGTGGGAGCTGTTGTTGCAAACATCACTTCTTTAAGGAATGAAGATGATATTGGAATTCATGAATGTGATTCTTTACAGAGTGAAAATGATGAAGGTGTTAACATTGATGTTTTCCCTAGTTGTCATCAGGACAATGAAAAAGATGTTGCTAAGGACAGCTTTTTTGACAGTGAAAATGTTCCTGAAGATATCTATTTGGATAGTGAAAACCATCACCCTCTAGATGAGGACATTGATATTTCTTCATCTGGTTCCAAAAGCATATCAAAATCTCCAAATGATGAGACATGTTTGGAGGAGGACCAAGATGGAGGAGAATTGAAACTGAAAGAAAACGAAATTGCTGCTAGTGACGAGTACATGAAAGATGATCACTCAGAAATCGTAGCAAGATTGGAACCACTATCATCTGTTCCAAAGGTAGTGAATGGAATAACATCAAATATTCTTGTTGATTCGACAAGCCATCCTGAAAATTGGTATTATAATAATGATCATGAGAATGGAGAAGACAGCAGCCAAGCAGCAGAATTTGAACATCTTAAATTCATGCTGCGTAAAAAGGAGATGGAGCTAGCGGGATTGAAGAAACTGATCGAAAAAGAACAGCTTGCCTTATCTACACTACAATCTGAGACTGAGTTAAAGATTAAGGAAGCACAACAACTTATTTTAGAGAAAGATGCAGAATTACAATCTGCCGAAGAAACCCTTTCTGATTTGCAGGAGGTTGAGATTCAGTTTCACGTCGATGGAGAAACTAGTACTGTTGAGCTCGCAGGTAGCTTCAATGGCTGGCACCATCGAGTTAAGATGGATCAGTTACCATCAGAAAGTAGTAAATTGAGATCTGGACAACTCTGGACTACAGTATTGTGGCTTTACCCAggaatatatgaaattaagtttattgttGATGGGTACTGGAAACTTGATCCTAATAGACAAGTACTTACAAGGGGTCATATACAGAATAACATTCTCCAAGTAGTAGGGAaaagataa
- the LOC124928113 gene encoding proline-rich protein 4-like — MKSPPNSLLFLVALMFALVAAQAATVDNKKGLEASAFLWPPTPPKKLIYSPLPTFTFPSVPIYKPKPKLVPIPTIPIYKPEPKLVPIPTIPIYKPEPKLVPIPTIPIYKPKVKLVPTPIPIYKPKVKLVPPPIPIYKPKLPIYNKPPIYIGNP, encoded by the coding sequence ATGAAGTCGCCTCCTAATTCCCTTCTTTTTCTTGTTGCGTTGATGTTTGCATTGGTGGCGGCTCAAGCCGCCACCGTCGACAACAAGAAAGGGTTGGAGGCATCGGCCTTCCTGTGGCCGCCGACTCCACCCAAGAAATTAATATACTCACCTTTGCCTACCTTCACCTTCCCTTCCGTTCCAATCTACAAACCTAAGCCAAAACTAGTTCCCATTCCTACAATTCCAATCTACAAACCCGAGCCAAAGCTAGTTCCAATTCCTACAATTCCAATTTACAAACCCGAGCCAAAGCTAGTTCCTATTCCTACGATTCCAATTTACAAACCCAAAGTAAAGCTAGTTCCAACTCCAATTCCAATTTACAAACCCAAGGTAAAGCTAGTTCcacctccaattccaatttacAAGCCAAAGCTTCCCATTTATAATAAGCCTCCTATCTATATTGGCAACCCATAA